One genomic segment of uncultured Desulfobacter sp. includes these proteins:
- a CDS encoding HD domain-containing phosphohydrolase — protein MRIGRSLFQSKVGRRIFLLFVMCALIPILLLSIISYAQVSLQLEKQNARRLQDAAKAHGMAIYERLMYLERNMQLSLLKSAHSEGFTKKFLLHFNAMGLLDSEGRTKLFFGRFPAFSDAFLKKATSVSQDKTTLIFEKNDKEKAAPAKAYMIMKADKTSTLVGEINTPHLWGIGYENILPPMTDLCITDQYRKVLVSSFALTDDLRHDLARDAKNSQVRMLEYNDKGENYFVSYWSLFLKSNFDAPVLNVLLRNRQKEALSALAQFKTIFPLVILLTVWIVLLLSIVHIRKSLDPLEEIKKGTQRVARQDFETPVEVTSNDEFEEVAKSFNTMAEQLKRQFEDLNTRSKIDREILSSLNTRQIINKALKRMLLFFECHSVALCLAAEKKPETFHGFILKDLKSRKPDEIFFDFSKTDLERLAKTEDHYIVSDKGLGRRIAAKAGVSIDDYLLVLPMMIDEKLKGFITLGYKQKKSFLNNELEHARQITNQITVALSNAFLVEELERLNIGTLEALARTVDAKSAWTAGHSERVTDLTMKIAHAMNMEQQEMETLRRAAYLHDIGKIGIPLSILDKPGRLTDDEYETIKDHPSIGAKILEPIHAYAETVPIVEQHHEKFDGTGYPRMLAGEDICIGARILAVADVYDAVVSDRPYRNGWLKEKSIKMITDNSGTHFDPKLVDVFLAVI, from the coding sequence ATGCGAATAGGACGATCCCTGTTTCAAAGCAAAGTGGGCAGAAGAATTTTTCTTTTATTTGTAATGTGTGCGCTCATTCCCATTCTGCTTCTATCTATAATTTCTTATGCCCAAGTGTCACTTCAACTTGAAAAACAGAACGCCAGACGTCTCCAGGATGCGGCTAAAGCCCATGGCATGGCCATTTATGAGCGGCTGATGTACCTGGAAAGAAATATGCAGCTAAGTCTGTTAAAATCTGCCCACTCAGAGGGCTTTACCAAAAAATTTCTTCTACATTTCAATGCCATGGGGCTGCTTGACAGTGAAGGACGAACTAAACTCTTTTTCGGCCGGTTTCCAGCTTTTTCTGATGCGTTTCTTAAAAAAGCCACCAGTGTATCCCAGGATAAAACCACCTTGATTTTTGAAAAAAACGATAAGGAAAAAGCGGCTCCAGCCAAAGCTTATATGATAATGAAAGCCGACAAAACAAGTACCCTGGTCGGAGAAATCAATACGCCGCATTTGTGGGGAATCGGATATGAAAATATCCTGCCACCCATGACGGATTTATGCATAACGGATCAGTACCGTAAGGTTCTGGTTTCATCGTTTGCCCTGACGGATGACCTGCGCCACGACCTGGCCAGAGATGCCAAAAACTCCCAAGTCCGGATGTTAGAGTACAATGATAAAGGAGAAAATTATTTTGTCAGTTACTGGTCCTTGTTTTTAAAATCAAATTTTGATGCACCGGTATTGAACGTGCTTTTAAGAAACCGGCAAAAAGAAGCACTCAGCGCATTAGCCCAATTTAAAACTATTTTTCCCTTGGTCATTCTGCTTACGGTATGGATCGTTCTCCTGTTGAGTATTGTTCATATACGCAAAAGCCTGGATCCCCTTGAAGAAATTAAGAAAGGAACCCAGCGAGTGGCCCGGCAGGACTTTGAAACCCCTGTTGAGGTAACAAGCAATGACGAGTTTGAAGAAGTCGCCAAATCATTTAATACCATGGCAGAACAACTCAAGCGGCAATTTGAAGATCTGAATACACGGTCTAAAATTGATCGGGAAATTTTATCTTCACTGAATACCCGGCAGATCATCAACAAAGCATTAAAACGAATGTTGCTTTTTTTTGAATGTCATTCTGTCGCCCTCTGCCTGGCCGCTGAAAAAAAACCGGAAACCTTTCATGGATTTATCCTTAAAGATTTAAAGAGCCGAAAACCAGATGAAATATTTTTCGATTTTTCCAAGACTGACCTGGAAAGATTGGCAAAAACAGAGGACCATTACATTGTTTCCGATAAGGGTTTAGGCAGGCGAATAGCCGCCAAAGCAGGTGTTTCCATTGACGATTACCTGTTGGTACTCCCCATGATGATTGACGAAAAGCTCAAAGGGTTTATTACACTCGGGTATAAACAAAAAAAATCATTTTTGAACAACGAACTCGAACATGCCCGTCAAATTACCAATCAGATCACCGTGGCTTTGTCTAATGCTTTTTTGGTGGAAGAACTGGAACGGCTGAATATTGGGACCCTGGAAGCTTTAGCAAGAACCGTGGATGCAAAATCTGCCTGGACGGCTGGTCATTCGGAACGGGTCACAGACCTTACCATGAAGATTGCCCATGCCATGAATATGGAACAGCAGGAAATGGAGACTCTGCGCCGGGCTGCCTACCTGCACGATATTGGTAAAATAGGTATCCCCTTGTCCATTTTGGATAAGCCCGGCCGCCTTACCGACGATGAGTACGAGACCATCAAGGATCATCCATCCATAGGTGCAAAAATTTTGGAACCAATCCACGCATATGCTGAAACAGTTCCTATTGTTGAACAGCACCATGAAAAATTTGACGGTACCGGATATCCCCGGATGCTTGCCGGTGAAGATATCTGTATAGGCGCCAGAATTCTGGCCGTTGCCGACGTATATGACGCAGTCGTCTCTGACCGGCCGTATCGAAACGGCTGGCTCAAGGAAAAATCCATAAAAATGATTACAGATAATTCCGGCACCCATTTTGATCCCAAACTGGTGGATGTTTTTCTGGCAGTCATTTAA
- a CDS encoding phosphoribosylaminoimidazolesuccinocarboxamide synthase, which yields MSIIPGTEYEGLPLIRQGKVRDIFDTGDALLMVTTDRLSAFDVVLPDAIPDKGKVLNQISVFWFKQMESIVKNHIISTDVNEYPVQFHQYKDKLEGRSMLVKKAKPMAVECIVRGYISGSGWKSYQSEGHVCNIRLPQGLKESDKLETPLFTPSTKAEIGDHDINIGFEEATNILGKETAEKLRDLSLEIYNRGAALALEKGIIIADTKFEFGLLDGEIILIDEILTPDSSRFWPLNDYTPGRGQKSFDKQTVRDWLTNSGWDKTPPGPKLPQEIIDNTSKTYKEIFTRLTGKTI from the coding sequence TTGAGCATTATACCCGGAACAGAATATGAAGGCCTGCCATTGATCAGACAAGGAAAGGTCAGGGACATTTTTGATACGGGCGATGCCCTGCTCATGGTAACAACCGACCGGCTTTCCGCGTTTGACGTGGTGCTGCCTGACGCCATTCCGGATAAGGGCAAGGTGTTGAACCAGATTTCGGTGTTCTGGTTCAAACAGATGGAAAGCATCGTTAAAAACCATATCATCAGCACGGATGTTAATGAATATCCCGTGCAATTTCATCAATATAAAGACAAGCTTGAAGGCCGCAGCATGCTGGTGAAAAAAGCCAAGCCCATGGCTGTAGAGTGTATTGTCAGAGGCTATATTTCAGGCTCAGGCTGGAAATCCTATCAATCCGAAGGCCATGTGTGCAATATCAGACTGCCCCAGGGTCTCAAGGAGTCCGACAAGCTTGAAACCCCTTTATTTACCCCATCCACCAAGGCTGAAATCGGTGATCATGACATCAACATTGGCTTTGAAGAGGCCACAAATATTCTGGGGAAAGAGACCGCAGAAAAGCTGCGTGACCTAAGCCTTGAAATTTATAACCGGGGAGCCGCCTTGGCCCTGGAAAAAGGTATTATTATTGCGGACACAAAGTTTGAGTTCGGTCTGCTTGATGGTGAAATTATCCTTATTGATGAAATTCTGACCCCGGATTCATCCAGATTCTGGCCCTTGAACGATTATACACCCGGCAGAGGGCAGAAAAGTTTTGACAAACAGACTGTCAGGGACTGGTTGACCAATTCAGGCTGGGACAAAACCCCACCAGGTCCCAAGCTGCCCCAGGAAATCATTGACAATACCAGTAAAACCTACAAGGAAATTTTTACCCGGCTGACTGGAAAAACCATCTGA
- a CDS encoding UPF0280 family protein yields MFENRKIYRVCHQKQGLVSFNVTVKETNLNIQADSDLTEQATRAILTYRQYIENYITRFPRFADSLTPLSDPGIAPKIISEMTMASKAAGVGPMAAVAGAVAQSVGRNLLQWSSNVLVENGGDIFIKSDTQTIFTIYAGSSPLSMKTGIKVARRPASFAMCTSSGTVGHSKSFGKADAVSVLADCCALADAAATALCNQVQTPKDIETAIAAGKCMAGVQGIVIISGKQIGLWGALELVKL; encoded by the coding sequence ATGTTTGAAAACCGTAAAATTTATCGTGTTTGCCACCAAAAACAGGGACTGGTCTCTTTTAATGTAACCGTAAAAGAGACCAATCTCAATATCCAGGCAGATTCGGATCTCACCGAACAGGCTACGCGCGCCATTCTGACCTACCGCCAGTACATTGAAAATTACATCACCCGCTTTCCAAGGTTTGCCGACAGCCTTACACCGTTATCCGATCCAGGAATCGCGCCTAAAATTATTTCTGAAATGACCATGGCATCAAAAGCTGCAGGTGTCGGCCCCATGGCCGCCGTGGCAGGCGCTGTGGCCCAGAGTGTGGGAAGAAACTTGCTTCAATGGTCTTCAAATGTCCTGGTGGAAAATGGCGGCGATATTTTCATAAAATCAGATACCCAAACCATATTTACCATTTATGCCGGGTCATCACCCTTGAGCATGAAAACCGGTATTAAAGTGGCCCGACGCCCCGCTTCATTTGCCATGTGCACCTCCTCTGGCACCGTGGGGCATTCCAAAAGTTTTGGCAAGGCTGATGCCGTATCTGTGCTGGCAGATTGCTGTGCCCTGGCCGACGCTGCAGCCACAGCCCTTTGCAATCAGGTCCAGACGCCTAAAGACATTGAAACAGCCATTGCCGCAGGAAAATGCATGGCAGGGGTGCAGGGTATTGTCATCATTTCAGGTAAACAGATTGGGCTGTGGGGCGCCCTGGAACTGGTTAAACTATAA
- a CDS encoding RNA polymerase factor sigma-32 has product MENIVDQKNPAVTKKLTKKDFLVPAGKTRAGTSKALVKSDPIQSYLNEINRYKLLTREQEIELGRRIQEDNDQEAAYIMTTSNLRLVVKIALEFQRIWMQNLLDLIQEGNIGLVRAVKKFDPYKNVKFSYYASFWIKAYILKFIMDNWRMVKIGTTQGQRKLFFRLKKEKQLLVEQGFDPKPKLLSERLGVSEQEVVDMDQRLANWDLSLDEPLKDDSNTERIEFINVDSDSSEDRLAKKEIEEILYTKVAKFKKKLNARELDIFERRIFSDSPETLQQIGEVYSISRERVRQIENNIIKKMKAYFKKDMPDFDMYDHDQ; this is encoded by the coding sequence ATGGAAAATATTGTTGACCAAAAAAATCCCGCAGTTACCAAGAAACTGACCAAGAAGGACTTTTTGGTACCCGCAGGCAAAACCAGGGCCGGCACTTCAAAGGCCCTGGTAAAATCCGATCCCATTCAAAGTTACCTTAATGAAATCAATCGATATAAACTTTTAACCCGGGAACAGGAAATAGAGCTGGGTCGGCGGATTCAGGAGGATAACGACCAGGAAGCCGCATACATAATGACCACTTCCAACCTGCGCCTGGTGGTAAAGATTGCTTTGGAATTTCAACGCATCTGGATGCAGAATCTTCTTGACCTCATTCAGGAGGGCAATATTGGCCTTGTCCGGGCCGTAAAAAAATTTGACCCATATAAAAATGTTAAATTTTCCTATTATGCATCGTTTTGGATCAAAGCATATATCCTCAAATTCATAATGGACAACTGGCGAATGGTCAAAATCGGCACCACCCAGGGACAGCGCAAACTTTTTTTCAGATTAAAAAAAGAAAAACAATTGCTCGTTGAACAGGGGTTTGATCCCAAACCCAAGCTGTTATCCGAACGTCTGGGCGTGTCTGAACAGGAGGTGGTGGATATGGACCAGCGCCTGGCCAACTGGGATCTCTCCCTGGATGAACCGCTTAAAGATGATTCCAATACCGAGCGCATTGAATTTATTAACGTTGATTCGGATTCCTCCGAAGACCGTTTGGCAAAAAAAGAAATCGAAGAGATTCTGTACACCAAGGTGGCTAAGTTTAAAAAGAAACTGAACGCGCGCGAACTGGATATTTTTGAGCGCAGAATTTTTTCCGATTCCCCCGAAACCCTGCAGCAAATAGGTGAAGTCTACAGCATTTCAAGGGAACGGGTCCGGCAGATCGAAAATAACATCATAAAAAAAATGAAAGCATATTTTAAAAAGGATATGCCGGATTTTGACATGTATGACCATGATCAGTAA
- a CDS encoding HD domain-containing protein: MNLEKTPRALKARLEQRETQILGPRACFSKNAVRRYSEKKSDTEYRLSFSTDADRILNSLAYTRYSDKTQVFSLINNDHLTHRVLHVQMLSRVARTIGRYLGLNTDLIEAVAMGHDIGHTPFGHDGEHFLSRLTQSAGAGYFHHNLQSMQFLDVIEKKGKGWNLTLQTLDAIVCHDGEAHARVLTPASPREFADLDTIVRQIRAGTIGDVFPMTMEGCVVRIADTVSYIGRDFEDAVRLNIVARDQLPGTCRERLGATQGTIVFNLVTDLINTSIDQDFIGFSPGVADALKELKQFNYQFIYKNPLIKRHLTGIEDIFKCLFDRYMNDLAKADGSSVIYSQFLNGMDDTYRLNHSHAEITRDFIAGMTDSYFIRQAPDHMRPAPIDWV, encoded by the coding sequence TTGAATCTGGAAAAAACACCCCGGGCACTGAAAGCCCGCCTTGAACAAAGGGAAACCCAAATTCTTGGCCCCCGGGCCTGTTTTTCCAAAAACGCTGTCCGGCGGTATTCGGAAAAAAAATCTGACACCGAATACCGCCTTTCTTTTTCTACAGATGCAGATCGAATTCTCAATTCCCTGGCCTACACCCGTTACAGTGATAAAACCCAAGTTTTTTCCCTGATCAATAATGACCATCTCACCCACCGGGTGCTGCATGTACAGATGCTTTCCCGGGTGGCAAGAACCATTGGCCGGTATCTTGGACTAAACACCGACCTCATTGAAGCGGTAGCCATGGGCCATGATATCGGACATACGCCCTTTGGCCATGACGGCGAGCATTTTCTCTCCCGCCTTACTCAGTCCGCAGGGGCAGGATACTTCCACCACAACCTTCAAAGCATGCAGTTTTTAGATGTCATTGAAAAAAAGGGCAAAGGCTGGAACCTGACCCTTCAAACCCTGGACGCCATTGTCTGTCACGACGGCGAGGCCCATGCAAGGGTACTCACCCCGGCATCGCCAAGGGAATTTGCAGACCTTGATACAATCGTCAGGCAGATCCGGGCCGGCACCATTGGGGATGTGTTTCCCATGACCATGGAAGGGTGTGTGGTTCGCATCGCCGATACCGTATCATATATCGGAAGGGATTTTGAGGACGCTGTCCGCTTGAATATTGTAGCCCGGGATCAACTCCCCGGAACCTGCCGAGAACGTTTAGGGGCCACCCAGGGCACCATTGTCTTTAACTTGGTCACGGACTTGATCAACACAAGCATTGACCAGGATTTCATCGGATTTTCCCCTGGGGTGGCTGATGCCCTAAAAGAATTAAAGCAGTTCAATTACCAATTTATTTACAAAAATCCCTTAATAAAACGACATCTGACAGGCATTGAAGATATTTTCAAATGTTTGTTTGACAGATATATGAACGACCTGGCCAAAGCAGATGGGTCTTCGGTTATTTATTCCCAGTTTCTCAACGGCATGGATGACACCTACCGTTTAAACCACAGCCATGCCGAGATTACCCGGGATTTTATTGCCGGAATGACCGACTCCTATTTTATCCGCCAGGCCCCGGACCATATGCGCCCTGCCCCCATTGACTGGGTGTAA
- a CDS encoding TrmJ/YjtD family RNA methyltransferase, with translation MPQKVCMENVAIVLHDTRIPENIGAAARAAANMGVGQVILSTPRNFDMERILKVATHSASGLVETMKVYNTLPDALGAFNWIVGTTARLGGTRRVNASPADLAVKLIPISSENRVAVLFGPEDRGLTNEDLQLCHDLVNIPTAGFSSLNLAQAVMVMCYELFKARTQAPEFHIPQLACRYELENMYEELKDTFTRIHYINHENPKHRLDKTRSFLSRYQLRSREVSIIRGLCRQVVRYGDKCYQEGLSADVSSDPNTQETG, from the coding sequence ATGCCTCAAAAAGTCTGCATGGAAAATGTTGCCATTGTGCTTCATGATACCCGGATTCCGGAAAATATTGGCGCCGCTGCCCGGGCTGCGGCAAATATGGGCGTGGGACAGGTGATTTTGTCCACACCCAGGAACTTTGACATGGAACGTATTCTAAAAGTGGCAACCCATTCAGCCTCCGGACTGGTTGAGACCATGAAAGTCTACAACACGCTTCCCGATGCCCTTGGGGCGTTTAACTGGATTGTCGGAACCACTGCAAGGCTTGGCGGTACGCGGCGAGTGAATGCTTCTCCGGCTGATCTTGCAGTAAAACTGATCCCCATTTCTTCAGAAAACCGGGTGGCAGTTCTTTTCGGCCCCGAGGACAGAGGGTTGACCAATGAAGACCTGCAGCTATGCCACGACCTTGTGAATATCCCCACAGCCGGATTTTCTTCCCTGAACCTGGCCCAGGCAGTTATGGTCATGTGTTATGAATTGTTCAAGGCTCGCACCCAGGCACCGGAATTTCATATTCCCCAGCTGGCTTGTCGGTATGAACTGGAGAACATGTATGAAGAGCTCAAAGATACCTTTACCCGAATCCATTATATCAATCATGAAAATCCGAAACACCGGCTGGACAAGACCCGCAGTTTTTTAAGCCGCTACCAACTCAGATCTCGGGAAGTGAGTATAATCCGGGGACTATGCCGTCAGGTGGTGCGGTATGGCGACAAGTGCTACCAGGAAGGCCTATCTGCAGACGTTTCCAGTGACCCGAATACCCAGGAGACCGGATAA
- a CDS encoding Mrp/NBP35 family ATP-binding protein, with the protein MIHKNVEQAKKSQQPQNDAAKQQAEMDAMIKDHLAKIKNKIFVLSGKGGVGKSSVSANLATALAQKGYKTGLMDVDVHGPSIAQMFNITELLDISTDTKQLLPRQINENLTVVSVQALMQDKDQAVIWRGPAKTGIIKQFVGSVTWGDLDYLVIDAPPGTGDEPLTVVQTIPDAKGIIVTTPQEVALADVRKSISFCKTVKMEILGVVENMAGYTCPHCNKHIDLFKSGGGEKTAKAQGLNFLGSIPFDSRVVESGDDGVPVMMYEADGPFKLAFEKIVENILKQFKG; encoded by the coding sequence ATGATTCATAAAAATGTTGAACAAGCTAAAAAATCCCAGCAGCCCCAAAATGATGCTGCAAAACAGCAGGCGGAAATGGACGCAATGATCAAGGACCATTTGGCCAAAATCAAAAACAAAATATTTGTTTTATCCGGCAAAGGCGGTGTGGGCAAAAGTTCTGTATCGGCAAACCTTGCAACAGCCCTTGCACAAAAAGGATATAAAACAGGACTTATGGATGTGGATGTCCATGGGCCTTCCATTGCCCAGATGTTTAACATAACGGAACTTTTAGATATTTCAACCGACACCAAGCAGCTGTTGCCCAGACAAATCAACGAAAACCTCACGGTGGTCAGTGTCCAGGCGTTGATGCAGGACAAGGATCAGGCCGTTATATGGAGAGGCCCTGCCAAAACCGGCATTATCAAGCAGTTTGTAGGTTCCGTTACATGGGGAGACCTGGATTATCTGGTCATCGACGCCCCTCCGGGTACTGGCGATGAACCGCTCACCGTTGTACAAACTATTCCGGATGCCAAGGGCATCATTGTGACCACACCCCAGGAAGTCGCCCTTGCAGACGTCCGCAAATCTATTTCTTTTTGTAAAACCGTAAAAATGGAAATCCTTGGTGTAGTGGAAAATATGGCCGGATATACCTGTCCGCATTGCAATAAGCATATTGATCTTTTTAAAAGCGGCGGCGGAGAAAAAACAGCCAAAGCACAGGGCTTAAATTTCCTGGGTTCCATCCCCTTTGACTCTCGCGTCGTGGAATCCGGAGATGACGGTGTACCCGTGATGATGTATGAGGCGGATGGCCCCTTTAAACTGGCATTTGAAAAGATAGTGGAAAATATCCTCAAGCAATTTAAAGGCTAA
- a CDS encoding ParB N-terminal domain-containing protein, with protein MTAMTFIDIPVSEIDLSDNGFRITSPCHDIEHLSASICQYGIMVAPLVLYGQDKYIVVSGFRRIEAARHAGLSRITCRVMPAGEPGGAAMAAVTENAFSRELTSSELIRATALLLGFMDAESIAKNATSIFNRPLNTGYIKTLTRIHAMPDSVFDLLDKSKISIKACKILVSMDAETRTEFLHLFSLIKVSSGIQMEIIAWAKEICALEKISLSRLIQQSPLGTNEGDGPGLVGSGLGHRDISALGKQFKAFLVQRRFPALTAAKNQARKHIKALELDSGLQLAAPENFEGLIYTMQMEFKNVNEFKTHLKRLAELADDHDFKSLVDRKI; from the coding sequence ATGACTGCTATGACATTTATTGATATCCCAGTGTCTGAGATCGACCTTTCAGATAATGGGTTTCGCATTACAAGTCCCTGTCATGATATTGAACATCTATCGGCATCCATTTGCCAATATGGCATCATGGTTGCGCCCCTGGTGTTGTACGGACAGGATAAGTACATTGTGGTGTCCGGGTTCCGGCGGATTGAAGCTGCCCGGCATGCAGGGCTATCCCGGATAACCTGCCGTGTCATGCCTGCAGGAGAGCCCGGTGGTGCAGCCATGGCCGCTGTAACCGAAAATGCATTTTCAAGGGAACTGACATCTTCAGAACTCATTCGGGCTACAGCGCTTTTATTGGGTTTCATGGATGCCGAAAGTATCGCAAAAAATGCCACATCCATCTTCAACAGGCCGCTGAATACCGGGTATATTAAAACGCTGACGCGTATCCATGCCATGCCTGATTCTGTTTTCGATCTTTTAGATAAGAGCAAGATATCTATCAAAGCGTGTAAAATTCTTGTGTCCATGGATGCAGAAACCCGAACTGAATTTTTACATCTATTTTCCCTGATCAAAGTATCCTCGGGCATCCAAATGGAAATCATTGCATGGGCAAAGGAGATATGCGCCCTTGAAAAAATAAGTCTGTCGAGGCTCATCCAGCAAAGCCCCCTGGGAACCAACGAGGGCGACGGCCCCGGACTGGTGGGCAGCGGTTTGGGCCACAGGGATATTAGTGCCCTTGGAAAACAATTTAAGGCGTTTCTTGTCCAAAGACGTTTTCCTGCGCTTACAGCAGCTAAAAATCAGGCCCGGAAACACATCAAGGCGCTTGAACTGGATTCAGGGCTCCAACTGGCGGCTCCTGAAAATTTTGAGGGACTGATCTATACCATGCAAATGGAATTTAAGAATGTGAATGAGTTTAAAACACACCTCAAGCGCTTGGCTGAACTTGCGGACGACCACGACTTTAAATCTCTTGTGGACAGAAAAATATGA
- a CDS encoding tetratricopeptide repeat protein: MKHLTVCTLSLASVLIFFSVSGCIKGSGSPGQGQAGSKNIVDQNLALSQGNEFQASYYYLMARRHDSKNEADQTQKALNMAIAKDPDSSFLQREYITWLQKQKKSGQALALAQDLAEKYPDDVENLLLLARLKKGDEKDMTILLERILQLAPEDKETFLRLGKVYMDEGMTLEAMNLFSRMVSIYPDYYVAYFYLGETLRIADQPAAASESYIKTLELEPDLLEPRFRLVDVYKAMGEEKNKTEIISVLKEILDLDPGNERALIELSLFYFNTKEYQNADDIFAAFSQEIRENPDLVVNIAQTLIPEHRYQDAVTILSQIRKTLPGDANINFFLGMAYEGLEKPGQAIEYYLKVSPDHPRYKKTILSIAFLYRDMNRTTEAIRFLEQHHRQSPADIDITSYLASFYQESNRYDIAVTMLRRALKETPQNTALLFKLGAVLDTAGQRQQSIETMKTIIRLDPKDASALNYLGYTYAEMGIHLDQALELVQRALEIRPEDGYITDSLGWVYYKKQAYDKAVFYLEKAVELSNYETVIAAHLAEAYLKTGEREKAVAMYKKALENARQDQKKESREIEEKLKKMENTSQ, translated from the coding sequence ATGAAACACCTTACAGTGTGTACCCTGTCCCTGGCTTCAGTCTTAATCTTTTTTTCTGTTTCAGGCTGTATCAAAGGATCGGGGAGTCCCGGCCAGGGACAAGCCGGCAGCAAAAATATTGTCGACCAGAACCTTGCTTTGAGCCAAGGCAATGAGTTTCAAGCTTCATATTACTACCTTATGGCACGGCGCCACGATAGCAAAAATGAAGCCGATCAAACACAAAAAGCTCTGAACATGGCCATTGCCAAGGATCCGGACTCCTCTTTTCTCCAACGCGAATACATCACCTGGCTTCAAAAACAAAAAAAATCAGGTCAGGCCCTGGCACTTGCCCAAGACCTGGCGGAAAAATATCCCGATGATGTGGAAAACCTGCTCCTGCTTGCCCGGCTGAAAAAAGGGGATGAAAAGGACATGACCATCCTGCTGGAACGAATACTGCAGCTGGCCCCCGAAGATAAAGAAACTTTTTTACGGCTGGGCAAAGTGTATATGGACGAAGGCATGACTCTGGAAGCCATGAATCTGTTTTCCCGTATGGTAAGCATATATCCCGATTATTATGTTGCCTATTTTTACCTGGGAGAGACCCTGCGGATAGCTGATCAGCCTGCAGCGGCCAGTGAATCTTACATTAAAACCCTTGAACTTGAACCCGATCTTTTAGAACCCCGGTTTCGGCTGGTAGACGTGTATAAAGCCATGGGTGAAGAAAAGAACAAGACAGAAATTATATCGGTTCTTAAAGAGATTCTTGATTTAGACCCCGGAAATGAAAGGGCCTTAATAGAGCTTAGCCTGTTTTATTTTAACACCAAGGAATATCAAAACGCTGACGACATATTTGCCGCATTTAGCCAGGAGATCAGGGAAAATCCCGACCTGGTGGTCAATATTGCCCAGACCCTGATACCGGAGCATAGATACCAGGATGCTGTTACGATATTGTCCCAGATCAGGAAAACACTACCCGGGGATGCCAACATCAATTTTTTTCTGGGGATGGCTTATGAAGGCTTAGAAAAACCGGGCCAGGCCATTGAGTATTATCTTAAAGTCTCGCCTGATCACCCCCGGTATAAAAAAACAATTCTAAGCATTGCTTTTCTCTACAGGGACATGAATCGCACAACAGAGGCAATTCGATTCCTGGAACAGCACCACAGGCAAAGCCCGGCTGACATTGATATCACTTCTTACCTGGCCTCATTTTACCAGGAAAGCAACCGTTACGATATTGCCGTTACCATGCTGCGGCGTGCATTAAAAGAAACCCCCCAAAATACGGCTTTACTGTTTAAGCTTGGCGCTGTTCTGGATACGGCAGGACAGCGCCAGCAAAGCATTGAAACCATGAAAACTATTATCAGACTGGATCCTAAAGATGCATCGGCCCTCAATTATCTGGGATATACCTATGCGGAAATGGGCATTCATCTGGACCAGGCCTTGGAACTGGTGCAGCGTGCCCTTGAGATCCGACCCGAGGACGGTTATATCACGGACAGCCTGGGATGGGTGTATTATAAAAAACAGGCGTATGACAAAGCTGTTTTCTATCTTGAAAAAGCCGTTGAGCTATCGAATTATGAAACCGTTATTGCCGCCCATCTGGCAGAAGCCTACCTTAAAACAGGAGAGCGGGAAAAGGCGGTTGCCATGTATAAAAAAGCCCTTGAAAATGCCAGGCAGGATCAGAAAAAAGAGAGCCGGGAAATTGAGGAAAAGCTCAAAAAAATGGAAAATACCAGCCAATGA